The following coding sequences lie in one Wolbachia endosymbiont strain TRS of Brugia malayi genomic window:
- the atpD gene encoding F0F1 ATP synthase subunit beta, with protein sequence MNVGRTVKVTQAVVDLKFEGELPRIFNALKSKLEYRGKELILEVSQHIGDNIVRCIAMDSTNGVSRNDEFVDTGAPISVPVGRSTLGRIFNVVGEVIDECGPLKGKYDLESIHRVPPSFTEQKIQEEVLVTGIKVIDLLAPYLKGGKIGLFGGAGVGKTVLIMELINNIAKAHKGFSVFAGVGERTREGNDLYHEMITSNVINVNEHEKSQAVLVYGQMNEPPGARARVALTALTMAEYFRDHENQDVLFFVDNIFRFTQAGSEISALLGRMPSAVGYQPTLATDMGAMQERIASTTSGSITSVQAIYVPADDLTDPAPAATFSHLDSTTVLSRQIAEMGIYPAVDPLDSTSQSLSAEIVGEEHYKVTSEVKRILQTYKSLQDIIAILGMDELSDEDKITVDRARKIQKFFSQPFHVAEVFTGMPGKFVSLSDTVSSFKGIVEGEYDHLPEAAFYMVGNIDEAIKKAELIKDETKVGAKS encoded by the coding sequence ATGAATGTAGGTAGAACGGTTAAGGTAACTCAAGCAGTTGTTGATTTAAAATTTGAAGGCGAACTACCTAGAATATTTAATGCTTTAAAGAGCAAACTAGAATATAGAGGTAAGGAGCTAATTTTAGAGGTTTCACAGCATATAGGTGACAATATAGTCCGTTGTATTGCTATGGATAGCACAAATGGTGTATCAAGAAATGACGAGTTTGTTGATACAGGTGCACCAATATCAGTTCCGGTTGGGCGTTCAACTTTAGGAAGGATTTTTAATGTTGTTGGAGAGGTTATAGATGAATGTGGCCCACTGAAAGGAAAGTATGATTTAGAATCCATACACAGAGTGCCTCCAAGTTTTACTGAACAGAAAATACAGGAAGAAGTTTTAGTTACGGGAATAAAAGTTATAGATCTTCTTGCTCCTTACCTTAAAGGAGGAAAAATTGGCTTGTTTGGTGGAGCTGGTGTCGGTAAAACAGTTCTAATAATGGAGTTGATTAATAATATAGCAAAAGCTCATAAAGGATTTTCTGTGTTTGCCGGGGTAGGGGAGAGAACACGTGAGGGTAATGACCTTTATCACGAGATGATCACTTCAAATGTAATAAATGTCAATGAACACGAAAAATCTCAAGCTGTTTTGGTTTATGGTCAGATGAATGAACCTCCCGGAGCAAGGGCTAGAGTTGCTTTGACAGCACTAACTATGGCAGAGTATTTTCGTGATCATGAAAACCAAGATGTTCTATTTTTTGTGGACAATATCTTCCGTTTTACACAAGCTGGTTCAGAAATTTCTGCTTTGCTTGGAAGAATGCCTTCAGCTGTTGGTTATCAGCCAACCCTTGCAACAGATATGGGTGCAATGCAGGAGAGAATAGCTTCGACTACTTCAGGCTCTATTACTTCTGTACAAGCTATATATGTTCCTGCAGATGATCTAACTGATCCGGCTCCAGCAGCTACATTCTCTCACCTTGATTCAACCACAGTATTGTCAAGACAAATAGCTGAAATGGGTATATATCCTGCTGTTGATCCGCTTGATTCAACATCTCAATCTTTGTCTGCTGAAATTGTTGGTGAAGAGCATTATAAGGTAACTTCTGAGGTAAAACGTATATTGCAAACTTATAAATCATTGCAAGATATTATTGCCATACTTGGTATGGATGAACTGTCTGATGAGGATAAAATTACTGTTGATAGAGCTCGTAAAATTCAGAAGTTTTTTTCTCAACCTTTTCATGTTGCGGAAGTATTTACTGGTATGCCTGGTAAATTTGTTTCACTTTCTGATACTGTTTCCAGTTTTAAAGGGATTGTTGAAGGCGAGTATGACCACTTGCCAGAGGCTGCATTTTATATGGTAGGGAATATAGATGAAGCGATAAAAAAGGCTGAATTAATCAAGGATGAAACTAAAGTTGGAGCTAAAAGTTAA
- a CDS encoding NAD(P)/FAD-dependent oxidoreductase has translation METDIVVIGAGPVGIFTAFQAGMLDMRCHIIDVLDQAGGQCTALYPEKPIYDIPGYPVITAQKLIEQLMEQASPFEPVYHLSQRVEEIANNDSQSFIVVTSAGTKVKCKAIIIAAGNGIFEPNRPPLSGILEYENKSVFYNVNKISDFQDKIIVIAGGGDSAADWTVELSKVAKKIYVIHRRKEFRCVSETRNKLKLLESSGRIELVVPYQLHKLTGNDGQLSAVIIKNITSKEEKKISADFLLPFFGLSMDLGPIGSWDIQLERSRVVVDQATLRTSRDRIYAIGDVAAYLGKLKLILNGFAESTMACYDIYKVIHNSPVNFQYSTSKVVRGKKSDLL, from the coding sequence ATGGAAACTGATATAGTAGTAATAGGTGCAGGACCTGTTGGAATATTCACCGCTTTTCAAGCAGGAATGCTTGATATGAGATGTCATATAATAGATGTTTTAGATCAAGCGGGAGGACAATGCACTGCTCTTTACCCAGAAAAACCAATATACGATATACCTGGCTATCCCGTAATTACTGCTCAAAAATTAATTGAGCAGTTAATGGAACAGGCTTCACCATTTGAGCCTGTTTACCATTTAAGTCAAAGAGTGGAAGAAATTGCGAATAATGACAGTCAAAGTTTTATTGTAGTAACGAGCGCAGGTACGAAGGTGAAATGCAAGGCTATTATCATTGCTGCAGGCAATGGAATATTTGAACCTAACCGTCCACCCCTTAGTGGTATATTAGAATATGAAAATAAATCCGTATTTTATAACGTGAATAAAATTTCTGATTTTCAGGACAAAATCATAGTGATTGCAGGAGGAGGCGATTCTGCAGCTGATTGGACCGTAGAACTCTCTAAAGTTGCAAAGAAAATTTATGTGATACATCGAAGAAAAGAATTTCGTTGCGTTTCTGAAACGAGAAATAAATTAAAATTACTTGAAAGTAGCGGAAGGATAGAACTTGTAGTGCCATATCAACTACACAAGCTAACGGGAAACGATGGGCAGTTGAGTGCGGTGATAATAAAAAATATTACCTCTAAGGAAGAAAAAAAAATATCCGCTGATTTCTTACTGCCGTTTTTTGGACTATCAATGGATTTGGGTCCAATAGGCAGTTGGGATATACAGTTAGAACGTAGCCGCGTAGTTGTTGACCAAGCTACACTTAGAACTAGTAGAGATAGGATATATGCAATTGGAGATGTAGCTGCTTATTTGGGCAAACTAAAGTTGATATTAAATGGTTTTGCCGAGAGTACCATGGCTTGTTATGACATATATAAAGTGATCCACAATTCTCCGGTTAATTTTCAATATTCAACTTCAAAGGTAGTACGTGGAAAAAAAAGCGATTTACTTTAG
- a CDS encoding methyltransferase, whose translation MKSNLSFVSIILNFIYKLIGMFNLKKAKQFAVNKYNALHKETTAFLEKPKNLLSTNIEIGLYHFYKGNISDAKLRFWLIGMFYSNLPIVWYNIGRCHFAMGNTSKAYTYLTKTLKLDSNYEEASYYIKKMTNPAPIIKLPKNIIKQYFDYTGEHFVEHWLIAKQYRGHELVHTVITKIFNDSTSELNVLDLGCGTGICGHFLKIHNTGNHITGIDISNRMLNIARGCFIKGKPVYNELIHIEMTEFLKQERNHLYDVIIFAEVLHYLHDFKAELELAKKSTSKKGAIVCLIRRKEGKGIDFVNKGDYFRHSESYVQHVAKEINMQISYMSYCKIYGSQVDGILFALQYPQKKSKSLT comes from the coding sequence ATGAAAAGCAACTTATCCTTCGTAAGTATTATTTTAAATTTTATTTATAAGTTAATCGGTATGTTTAACCTTAAGAAGGCTAAACAATTCGCTGTAAATAAATATAACGCTCTCCATAAGGAAACAACAGCATTTCTTGAAAAACCCAAAAACCTATTAAGCACTAATATTGAAATCGGTTTATATCACTTCTATAAAGGTAACATCTCAGATGCAAAATTACGATTTTGGTTAATCGGCATGTTTTATTCCAATTTACCTATAGTTTGGTACAACATAGGGAGGTGTCATTTTGCAATGGGAAATACCAGTAAAGCTTACACCTATTTAACAAAGACACTAAAACTAGACAGTAATTACGAAGAAGCGTCTTATTACATAAAAAAAATGACAAATCCAGCACCTATTATAAAATTGCCTAAAAATATCATAAAACAATATTTTGATTACACTGGAGAACATTTTGTCGAGCATTGGTTAATCGCTAAACAATATAGAGGTCATGAACTCGTACACACGGTAATTACAAAAATTTTTAACGATTCCACTTCTGAACTCAACGTACTTGACCTTGGTTGTGGAACTGGAATATGCGGTCATTTCTTAAAAATACACAATACTGGGAATCACATAACAGGAATTGACATTTCAAACAGAATGCTAAATATTGCTAGAGGATGCTTTATAAAGGGTAAACCTGTTTATAATGAATTAATACATATAGAAATGACAGAGTTCCTTAAACAAGAGAGAAATCACCTATATGATGTCATTATTTTCGCTGAAGTGCTACATTATTTGCATGATTTTAAAGCAGAACTGGAATTAGCAAAAAAATCTACGAGTAAAAAAGGTGCAATTGTATGTTTAATAAGAAGAAAGGAAGGTAAAGGTATTGACTTTGTAAATAAAGGAGATTACTTCCGTCACTCAGAAAGTTATGTTCAACATGTTGCAAAAGAAATAAATATGCAAATAAGCTATATGAGTTATTGTAAAATATATGGAAGTCAGGTTGATGGTATCTTATTTGCATTACAGTATCCACAAAAAAAATCGAAAAGCCTAACTTAA
- the rnpA gene encoding ribonuclease P protein component, whose amino-acid sequence MHNQVIKHKKKDFSLAFKNKLALSNLFYRGLYISLYAIKERAPEKHVDIIRVGIVISKKAGKATKRNKIKRRLRVLARTNILDISNIGYYYIILTHKNIMQASYKNLRKDITICLKKIK is encoded by the coding sequence GTGCATAATCAAGTTATCAAGCATAAAAAAAAAGATTTTTCACTTGCCTTTAAAAACAAACTAGCACTTAGTAATCTTTTTTACCGTGGGCTTTATATATCATTATATGCTATAAAAGAGAGAGCGCCTGAAAAGCATGTTGACATCATCAGGGTAGGTATTGTTATTAGTAAAAAAGCCGGAAAAGCAACAAAAAGAAACAAAATCAAAAGACGATTACGAGTACTTGCTAGAACTAACATTTTAGATATAAGTAATATAGGGTACTACTACATAATATTAACTCATAAAAATATTATGCAAGCAAGTTATAAAAACTTACGGAAAGATATAACTATTTGCTTAAAAAAAATAAAATAA
- a CDS encoding YqaA family protein, giving the protein MENYLLLFTDNLVSSLILPIHQSFVFYTMLYFRSYYNPLLTLLFGVLGSSVGGMVNWYLGRITISIRKSYHKLENEYKTPRIIKNLLIYAVALLSWVPAFGSVIQVLSGYFKLNLSIFTLLTILSNLFYLLCLIITVQ; this is encoded by the coding sequence ATGGAAAATTATCTCCTGCTGTTCACAGATAACCTAGTATCATCGCTGATTTTACCTATACACCAAAGTTTTGTGTTTTATACTATGTTGTATTTCAGGTCATATTATAATCCACTACTTACGTTACTCTTTGGAGTACTGGGATCAAGCGTTGGTGGAATGGTCAATTGGTACTTAGGTAGAATAACAATTTCTATTAGGAAATCATACCACAAATTAGAGAACGAGTATAAAACACCAAGAATCATAAAAAACCTACTGATCTATGCAGTTGCATTACTCTCGTGGGTGCCAGCATTTGGAAGCGTAATACAAGTTTTATCAGGTTATTTTAAATTAAACCTCAGTATCTTTACTTTATTAACCATTTTATCTAATCTTTTTTACTTGTTATGCCTAATCATTACTGTTCAATAG
- the fsa gene encoding fructose-6-phosphate aldolase, with the protein MEIFLDSVDLNEIEELKEFIDGITTNPSLIAKSGRKDKYEGLISEICSIVTGPVSVEVVASNHEDMVKEGLKLTKIASNIVVKLPLTYEGLISCKKLWTEHKIPANITLCFSPGQALLAAKAGACFISPFVGRLDDISYDGLLLIEDICTIYSNYGFDTKILVASVRSPTHVIEAARLGANSITVPAKVLRQLLNHPLTDRGLAIFEKDWSTKQ; encoded by the coding sequence ATGGAAATTTTTCTTGATAGCGTTGATTTAAATGAAATTGAAGAACTGAAAGAGTTCATTGATGGTATAACAACCAATCCTTCTTTAATAGCAAAATCTGGGCGTAAAGATAAATACGAGGGTTTAATAAGTGAGATATGCTCTATTGTAACAGGGCCTGTTAGTGTTGAAGTTGTTGCAAGTAACCATGAAGATATGGTTAAAGAAGGCCTTAAGTTAACAAAAATTGCTAGTAATATTGTAGTAAAATTGCCTCTTACATATGAAGGATTAATTTCTTGTAAAAAGTTGTGGACAGAACATAAAATACCTGCTAATATAACATTATGTTTTTCTCCTGGACAAGCACTGCTTGCCGCTAAGGCCGGTGCTTGTTTTATTTCTCCCTTTGTTGGTCGCCTTGATGATATAAGCTATGATGGCTTGTTGCTAATAGAAGATATATGCACTATATATTCTAATTATGGATTTGATACTAAAATTCTCGTTGCATCGGTAAGGAGTCCAACACATGTAATAGAAGCTGCAAGGCTTGGTGCTAATTCAATTACTGTGCCAGCAAAAGTGCTTAGACAATTACTTAACCATCCACTTACCGACCGGGGGCTTGCAATATTTGAAAAAGACTGGAGTACAAAACAGTAA
- the rpmH gene encoding 50S ribosomal protein L34 yields the protein MKRTFQPKNLIRKRRHGFRSRMATRAGRKILNRRRSLGCKKLCA from the coding sequence ATGAAAAGAACATTTCAACCAAAAAATTTGATAAGAAAACGTAGGCACGGTTTTCGTTCGCGTATGGCAACAAGAGCTGGAAGGAAAATCCTCAATAGACGTCGTTCATTAGGGTGTAAAAAATTATGTGCATAA
- a CDS encoding phosphoglycerate kinase, which yields MNIPNIENCDLHGKAVLLRVDFNIPIKNGKVHDATRVLRSLPTIRHLVNAGAKVIIISHFGRPRAKDNNLSLKNVVKTLSQLLNKEVKFVDDCIGKKVQKVVNAIAIRDVILLENLRFYKEEEQNDANFAKQLASLADVYVNDAFSCSHRAHASISRITEFLPSYAGFCLQDELRYLEKAVSFEAKPITAIVGGAKISTKIKMLIRLAEKVDYLVLGGAIANNFLLFNKVNIGKSFFQNGVDSLLHDVVKIADKNNCKIVIPEDVLIAVNSDYSTCILRKTESVLDNDVILDIGPQTLSTISSIVASSKALLWNGPIGVFEHSAFANGTIEVMKVVSDSTHKGKLTSVIGGGDSLSAINAAGLTDKDFTYVSTGGGAFLSWLSGDKMPGIAALQSMLN from the coding sequence ATGAATATACCTAATATAGAAAATTGTGATCTTCACGGTAAAGCTGTCTTACTTAGAGTTGACTTCAATATTCCTATAAAGAATGGGAAAGTGCACGATGCTACTCGTGTTTTGAGGTCATTACCTACTATTCGGCATTTGGTAAATGCAGGTGCAAAGGTTATTATTATATCACACTTTGGACGCCCAAGGGCCAAAGACAATAATCTTTCACTAAAAAATGTGGTTAAAACTTTATCACAGCTATTAAATAAAGAGGTAAAATTTGTTGATGATTGTATTGGTAAAAAAGTACAAAAAGTAGTGAATGCGATAGCTATAAGAGATGTAATATTACTAGAAAATCTGAGATTTTATAAGGAAGAAGAGCAAAATGACGCAAATTTTGCCAAACAATTGGCATCTCTAGCGGATGTATATGTTAATGATGCATTTTCTTGCTCTCACAGAGCTCACGCTTCTATTTCACGCATTACAGAATTTTTGCCTTCCTATGCAGGATTTTGCTTACAAGATGAACTAAGATATCTTGAGAAGGCTGTATCATTTGAGGCTAAACCTATTACTGCAATAGTTGGAGGGGCTAAAATATCAACTAAAATAAAAATGCTTATAAGATTAGCAGAAAAGGTCGATTATCTAGTCCTCGGTGGTGCAATTGCTAACAATTTTTTATTATTTAATAAAGTTAATATAGGCAAATCTTTCTTTCAAAATGGCGTTGATAGTCTTCTGCATGATGTTGTTAAAATAGCAGATAAAAACAATTGCAAAATAGTTATACCTGAAGATGTTCTGATTGCAGTAAACTCTGATTATAGCACTTGCATTTTAAGAAAAACTGAATCTGTTTTGGATAATGATGTGATTTTAGATATAGGACCTCAAACTTTAAGCACAATAAGTAGTATAGTAGCAAGCAGTAAGGCTCTACTATGGAATGGACCTATTGGTGTTTTTGAACATTCAGCTTTTGCAAATGGTACAATAGAGGTGATGAAAGTCGTAAGTGACTCAACACATAAAGGAAAATTGACCAGCGTAATAGGAGGAGGGGATAGTTTATCTGCAATAAATGCTGCAGGTCTTACTGATAAAGATTTTACATATGTTTCAACTGGTGGAGGGGCATTTTTGAGTTGGCTTAGCGGTGACAAGATGCCAGGGATTGCTGCGCTGCAATCTATGTTAAATTAA
- a CDS encoding N-acetylmuramoyl-L-alanine amidase, whose protein sequence is MQLIVNRNGSIILMVPLEKRAWHAGISCARVQVDSVIKELQKLNDCSIGIEIVNTGLEPFPGE, encoded by the coding sequence GTGCAGCTTATTGTTAATAGAAATGGTAGCATTATTTTGATGGTTCCATTAGAAAAAAGGGCATGGCATGCTGGTATCAGTTGTGCAAGAGTTCAAGTAGATAGTGTGATTAAAGAACTACAGAAGCTGAATGATTGTTCTATAGGCATAGAAATTGTGAACACAGGACTTGAACCTTTCCCAGGAGAATAA
- the pstC gene encoding phosphate ABC transporter permease subunit PstC translates to MNSLTMILFIPVLLILLFSFSKFQRMDKVKIYLCLSCVWMLTWSLILCDDYFITSVSIAFLFFMFAFIFKSRRSKVIKFSLFVALAISFFITLFIMLSILTQSIEFFKKVSISEFLFCLKWGHSVLTINEEKVRCFGITPLLVGTLVITIVAMLVAVPLGLFSAIYISEYASEKVRYIVNTTLQVLSAIPTVVYGYFSVVFLSSFVKQIASFFGLNIHSESALVAGLSIGIMILPFIISLLEDAIRSVPKSLRYGFMALGATPAETIWHITIPYAMPTILSAILLSISRVIGETMIVLMAVGINSNLTFNPLNSVTTITVQIATLLTGDQDFNSIQTLAAYVLSLVLFIITWLLNAFALFIIKRN, encoded by the coding sequence ATGAATTCATTGACAATGATCCTTTTCATACCTGTACTACTGATTCTTTTATTTTCCTTCAGCAAGTTTCAGCGGATGGACAAGGTTAAAATTTATTTATGCCTTAGTTGTGTATGGATGTTAACTTGGTCGTTAATACTCTGTGACGATTACTTTATAACTTCTGTTTCCATAGCATTCCTTTTTTTCATGTTTGCTTTTATTTTTAAGAGTAGAAGAAGTAAGGTAATCAAATTTTCATTATTTGTGGCTCTAGCCATATCGTTTTTTATCACTTTATTTATAATGCTATCTATTCTTACTCAGTCTATTGAATTTTTTAAAAAGGTATCTATTTCAGAATTCTTGTTTTGCTTAAAATGGGGCCACAGTGTACTAACTATCAATGAAGAAAAGGTAAGGTGTTTCGGTATAACTCCGCTTTTGGTTGGTACATTAGTTATAACTATTGTAGCAATGCTAGTTGCTGTTCCGCTAGGTTTATTTTCTGCGATATATATTAGTGAATATGCAAGTGAGAAAGTACGTTACATTGTTAATACAACGTTGCAAGTTTTGTCTGCTATTCCTACGGTTGTATATGGATATTTCTCGGTTGTATTTTTATCTTCCTTTGTAAAGCAGATAGCAAGTTTTTTTGGGTTAAATATACACTCAGAGAGTGCCTTAGTTGCTGGTTTATCGATAGGGATAATGATTCTACCTTTTATTATTTCTTTATTAGAGGATGCGATCAGGTCTGTGCCAAAAAGCTTGCGTTATGGCTTTATGGCGTTGGGGGCAACTCCAGCAGAAACTATATGGCACATAACAATACCTTATGCAATGCCTACAATTTTAAGTGCAATTTTATTATCAATTTCAAGAGTAATAGGCGAAACAATGATAGTACTGATGGCTGTGGGAATCAACTCGAACTTGACTTTCAATCCTCTTAATTCAGTTACTACCATTACTGTACAAATCGCTACATTACTTACCGGGGATCAGGATTTCAATAGCATACAAACTCTTGCTGCTTATGTGCTTAGTTTAGTACTATTTATTATTACTTGGTTATTGAATGCTTTTGCATTGTTTATAATAAAGCGTAATTAG
- a CDS encoding F0F1 ATP synthase subunit epsilon, which translates to MKVQFFSPDNQISFKRVVSLSVNGLEGELVVLAHHSPYLIYLLPSVITVKTVIQKEKKVVIDNGILEVAGNSCNIMTNQVQIFDHVIHDEELLKNKRISMYLSYLNGKFLS; encoded by the coding sequence ATGAAAGTACAATTTTTCTCTCCTGATAATCAGATTTCATTCAAGAGGGTAGTGTCTCTTTCGGTAAATGGGCTAGAAGGGGAGCTGGTGGTTTTAGCTCACCATTCTCCTTACTTAATTTATTTATTACCTAGTGTAATTACTGTTAAAACTGTTATCCAGAAGGAGAAGAAGGTTGTGATTGATAATGGAATATTGGAAGTTGCAGGTAATAGTTGTAACATTATGACAAATCAAGTTCAGATTTTTGATCATGTGATTCATGATGAAGAGCTACTTAAAAATAAGAGAATTAGTATGTATTTAAGTTATCTTAATGGTAAATTTCTTTCTTAG